The genomic segment NNNNNNNNNNNNNNNNNNNNNNNNNNNNNNNNNNNNNNNNNNNNNNNNNNNNNNNNNNNNNNNNNNNNNNNNNNNNNNNNNNNNNNNNNNNNNNNNNNNNNNNNNNNNNNNNNNNNNNNNNNNNNNNNNNNNNNNNNNNNNNNNNNNNNNNNNNNNNNNNNNNNNNNNNNNNNNNNNNNNNNNNNNNNNNNNNNNNNNNNNNNNNNNNNNNNNNNNNNNNNNNNNNNNNNNNNNNNNNNNNNNNNNNNNNNNNNNNNNNNNNNNNNNNNNNNNNNNNNNNNNNNNNNNNNNNNNNNNNNNNNNNNNNNNNNNNNNNNNNNNNNNNNNNNNNNNNNNNNNNNNNNNNNNNNNNNNNNNNNNNNNNNNNNNNNNNNNNNNNNNNNNNNNNNNNNNNNNNNNNNNNNNNNNNNNNNNNNNNNNNNNNNNNNNNNNNNNNNNNNNNNNNNNNNNNNNNNNNNNNNNNNNNNNNNNNNNNNNNNNNNNNNNNNNNNNNNNNNNNNNNNNNNNNNNNNNNNNNNNNNNNNNNNNNNNNNNNNNNNNNNNNNNNNNNNNNNNNNNNNNNNNNNNNNNNNNNNNNNNNNNNNNNNNNNNNNNNNNNNNNNNNNNNNNNNNNNNNNNNNNNNNNNNNNNNNNNNNNNNNNNNNNNNNNNNNNNNNNNNNNNNNNNNNNNNNNNNNNNNNNNNNNNNNNNNNNNNNNNNNNNNNNNNNNNNNNNNNNNNNNNNNNNNNNNNNNNNNNNNNNNNNNNNNNNNNNNNNNNNNNNNNNNNNNNNNNNNNNNNNNNNNNNNNNNNNNNNNNNNNNNNNNNNNNNNNNNNNNNNNNNNNNNNNNNNNNNNNNNNNNNNNNNNNNNNNNNNNNNNNNNNNNNNNNNNNNNNNNNNNNNNNNNNNNNNNNNNNNNNNNNNNNNNNNNNNNNNNNNNNNNNNNNNNNNNNNNNNNNNNNNNNNNNNNNNNNNNNNNNNNNNNNNNNNNNNNNNNNNNNNNNNNNNNNNNNNNNNNNNNNNNNNNNNNNNNNNNNNNNNNNNNNNNNNNNNNNNNNNNNNNNNNNNNNNNNNNNNNNNNNNNNNNNNNNNNNNNNNNNNNNNNNNNNNNNNNNNNNNNNNNNNNNNNNNNNNNNNNNNNNNNNNNNNNNNNNNNNNNNNNNNNNNNNNNNNNNNNNNNNNNNNNNNNNNNNNNNNNNNNNNNNNNNNNNNNNNNNNNcacagcatcctctctaaccatctgcactaccatgaacagaaggctaagcaaacaatttctattataacacagaaacataaactcaccgtggaatcacacactcggctcgaagaggatgttctaggactccatgtcacacacaattgactaactcataTAATCAAccaagcatgcaaatcccaaacatctacaacagaaacctagtgaacccaaacctagaaccgtaagggctctgataccaaaatgaaacgaccgacccttttttttttttaaataataaatataatataataaattatagctagtggtcccatacccactagccacctaaccacaaacacattcaacagcggaataacataatcaatatccaataaataaccaataataaccaataacaaaccaatattttagcaaagacaatatcccaataccaaacaacaagaaacaaggaaccagcaacctagcaatgtttctaataacccaactctagcaacctagcaatgccagacaacatccaatcgagtccctagaacatcctcctcttcattgccttgattccacgatcacactttgcctttacctgcaccacaaacacaaattgagatgcatgagtatttgataaacactcagtgaggcaatcctcccatctactgggctatacacacaagcaataagatctctacatgccacaaacaacaatcaataaaacaaaccaggcaatatacatagcatgcaacatccatcgtaactgaacaaggggtgtcgaccgacaccagatggtgtcgatcgacactgactatctggtgtcgaccgacaccaaactggtgtcgaccgacaccctgcccgacactcccgaaaaccctagtttgtgtcgaccgacacctccacatggcatcgatcgacactcgccaaagtcccgagccgtcctcgcgttggtgtcgaccgacaccccaactggtgtcgaccgacaccgatgccgagcagcgatttccctcgatcagaaactccgaatctcgcctccaagcttctccaatccgctccttgcactcccagaagccaaacccagcccagacagcgacgaaataccatagagaactcaaagaaacaaccacataagcaccaaatcacatagaatctagagatcttagcttagataagccatggtcatgcactcacctctttcaagaagattctgaccaacaagaacgaattccctcactcctagcaagcttctaacaccttcccagccttagatctcccaagaacagcaaggaatctctcaatctcttcccaaaagctcaagaacactctctctttgtgttttctctcaaaaacggcaaATAACCCAaaacaacacgaccctaggtcgttttcttcctctaaaactcgattttagggatttcctaaaccaaccacgcaaaccggacaattaaaattgaaccgaccaaaccggccacaattggtgtcgatcgatgcctcactagaaggtgtcgatcgacacccttaccaaaataccaaaaaattggtttgcgggtgttacagatacaaaccaaaaaacggATCCAATACGGGTATCGGTAGTAGTTTCcaggcctacctattagtagtttaatatgaatcaaaattcaccatatagtactatattatataacatgtaaatgaatgatacaacataaacataatattaacaaataacaaaattaaaaaaaattctccccTCACGTCGGATTTAGGATTTGTCCCTGATCACGTCGGATTTGGGATTTGTCCCCGTTGGATTCCCGTAGTGATGGATTTCCCGATAGTTCTATTTTCACGAATTTAGATGTCCTGTTTTGGAGGGCGCCGATTTCTTCGGATGATAGGTTGGGTTTACCGTGGCTTGtttggtcaatttggaaagaCATGAATAATAAAGTTTTTCAGGGTTGTGAGGCAGAGCCAGTGGAGATTTTAAACCAGGCAGCTTCTGAAAAGTTGTTATGGGAAGAGGCCAAATCTTTCATTGCGGCTCCTATTGATCAATTATCTTTGGAGTCTCGGGATCCTGTTCCCTggtgtcagattgatggttcttggaaggcTTCAGATCCTCTGGAAGGTTTAGGTTGGTGGTTTTGTAGCAGTGAGGACTCAACATTATTGTTAGGAGCACGGAGTCAGCGACGCGGTCCCTCCCCCTTACATTCGGAGCTGCATGCGTTGATTTGGGCAATGAAATCTATTTTGGAGTCTGGTGTTGATTGTCAGAATTTCGAGTCAGATTGTGCTGAattagtggcgatggtgcaATGTTTGATGATTGGCCAGCCTTCTCTAACTTACTGGATGAAATCAGTTTGCTTCGTTCATCCTTTCCTTCTTTCAATCTATCCAGGATTCCGCGTACGACCAATGTTCGAGCAGATTGTTTTGCACGCTCTTCAAGATCTTTACTTTCtgtaatttcttttgtaaactcttatcctccggtttgggctaccaaccttggagttattttctaattaaatgtttggttgacaaaaaaaaaaaaaaaaattctccgcGCTACCAGCGCGGGTTATTATCTAGTTCATTATTAATTTGCAACCAATTCACAtctgaaataatataaaaacaaaactttaagtATAAACAATGTccaataaaatacaaaaagaaaataagaaaatgcaaatatatatatataatgacgTTATGGGTTAAGTAGATTGTTTACCTTTGAAATATGATATTTTCCAAAGCATAGAAATATATACGAAAGGATCATAttagattaaaacaaaataaataaaaaaacgtaatctctatatatatatatattttttttgtcaaccaaacattaaattaaaagataactccaaggttggttgcccaaGCCGGAGggaaaaagtttacaaaagtagATGCAGAAATTAACAGTCTCGATGAGCGAGCTAGACAATCAGCCCGAACATTGGATGTACGCGGAATCCTCGTAAACACGAATGATGGAAATGATGAACGAAGTACACTAAGCTCATCCAACAGGTTAGAGAAGACAGTCCATTCATCGGGggactgcaccatcgccactagTTCAAcacaatccgtctcgaaacTTTGACAATCAACTCCCGCCGCCAAAATGGATGCCATCGCCCAAATCAACGCATGAAGCTCCGAATGTAGAGGTGAAGGACCGCGTCGCTGACTGCGTGCACCCAATAACAACGAAACATCCTCACTATCGCACAGACACCAGCCTAACCCCTGACACCAGGGGCCCGGGTTCCGAGCCTCCACGGGTAAAGGATCCAAAGGAGCCGAAGTGAAGGACTTTGCCTCCTCCCATAACAACTTATCAGTAACCGCCTGATTAATGACATCACCTGGCTCTACCTGaataccctgaaaaacttttttatttctatctttCCAAATAGACCAAACAATCCATGGGAGGAGTAAACTTGTATCTGTGACTCCCGACTGGGAACGTGCCCACCAATATAGGAAATCTAGGTTCGGATAAATAGAACCATAGGGGAAGTCATCAATGCATAAGTCCAGCGGGGACAAAGCCCAAATCCGACGCGAGTGGGGACATTCAAAACGAGCATGATTGATAGTCTCCACCACCAAACCACAACGTTTACATAATATCTATATTAGTAACATACAATATTAGAAAGCAAGAATAAGAACtataatttttgaaacaattttgCAAATAAAGTTTTGATGGAAAATGAGATTGATATGAAAATGCCACAACCTAAAGGTAGTATTTATAGTTTAGAGACAGTTGGGGATAAGTTTTACTagggttttgaaaaaaatcCTCTAAAGATTACACACGTTTTGTTAAGATCACATTTGATTAGTATCTCTATCATTTACATAGATAATACCCaagttaaaatgttttaattacaatattcaaaattaaagtagtataatatataacaaattaacaacatttccataaataatatataacaaattaacaacattcccataaattttttttactattgatttatttaatttacacattaaatataaaatatttaagatcccTATGATTACAAtaagtcttttatttttggtttagataCATTGAACGTATATTCCTTGTGTATATTTCTTATTAGTATCTCTATCAATATTTGAGAAATCAATATCCGATTTTtatggaatatttttttgttaagtttgaTCTTGCATTTAATGATTATCTGATTAGATTTTGTTGTTAACTTTTAATATATGTGAACTTTATACtattaatctataatctatactagtataatTGCAGcactttttgctcaaaaatatgtttttggaaacatttaCCATTTAATGCTAttaaatgcttatattcatatccaaataaGTTATGTTAACTCTATcgactatccttataaccaaacataataaaaatattttaaatatccatatatacaatattttacaattaatatagatatttaaaaaattattccagattataaaattttattctcctatcatctctttctgattttacaatttaaatgtagtgaatcatcatataatacataacactaataaaaatgaattttttttacatatattgtgatttgaatttttttaaacaaacatatattactcaattaatataaaaatatgtgtttaacatatatatagtaaatttactgtatataataaattaaattttgttaagaagtttataatttataactgatatatcttaacttaataaaaacgtttaaaattatgaatatttaaacatattaaattttaaaaataacaaaaacgagttatattacatgatgAGTTATATGACATGACaagattgaattaataatactaaaacataaaatatcattaatatgatatttcaatatgggttaaatccttattttactattttaacaacgcCAATACAAATATGCCGaatcaaattgatttaattaagattgtattaaaaaaaaattattgtgtgGTATACCGTGAATTATTTACTAAATCACTAAAGTTAACAAAACTgtacattagcaaaattagtattaaaatagtatattagcaaaaaaaaaaatataataacttgTCCCGCAGTATACCGCGAGTCATAATCTAGTAACTACTTACGTTTAgaactttccaaaattttagGAGAAGACAATTTTTTGGGGGAATTAATGATagttttatttagatttttattaatcGTATCAATGAATGTCaatatttgtgtttaaaatTGTGTGTATAATTTGGCATAGTCTAGTGGTATGAGTCGAAGACTGCTGTACCGCATGGTTCTAGGTTCGAACCCccagcaattttttttatagttaagaaaaatttacaaaattacccTTATCtaactataaatttataaaattacccttatcttcttccttgagATCTGGTTTCGGCAAAATCACGCCATCACTTAAATTTTTTCCACGATTTTCAtcagtttttcttgttttatctaATCTACTATACAGAACTATGTTAGATCCATCAATGAACAattggtttattaattaaaaacaaaaacaatattatctacaaatctcattttttttctaacccTCGTGAATCACCACCATCAAACGCTTTTACGGTCGTTGGTATTTATACAGCAAGTGATCTTGAAGGAGACAACTTGAATCCTTCCATCCCACATATCATATATGAGATTTCAAAATTACGTTCATTGAAAAAACCGGAAAAGCACATAACCCATTAATTCGTTTAAAAGGACGCGGATCTTTTTTCATGCAGATCCGATTAAAGAATTTCGGGTAATTTTAGAAATAGAACCGACCCGTTAAACGTAAATGTCTCATTTAACCTTAATGAAGTTGTTTTCTGGTAATCACGTCGGGGGCATTTTTGTCTGAAAGAAAAGTTGTACTTCTTTACTAATACAGGGATGGATCCAAATTTTAATGACCAATGATTAAAAGTactaaacaaatattattataagaatGAATTTTTATTCAGGATTAtttctttaacaaaagatttataggttcttaaaaatagttttaattttattacttttctataaaattgTTTGGAGTGTCtcatattttactataaatatttgtatttttacttATAAATGTTGTTGACTtgtcataatatatttttataaatagttttttagTCATCGTTcctctttttacatttttatttataaacggTTTTAACGatcattcaaaaatattttgggagattttcaaaaatatttttacgatATAACGTATAAATTCattatcacaaaatttaatatatatatatatatatatatatatatgtaactaaataattttttgtaataaatactTTGTTAAAAATAAGTTTCCTCGCGATATCTCAGAACCTCATAGCCTTGCTTAGATAATTGCAAACCAACAcccatatctatatatatatttttggagacatttatgaaataaatcatgaagttcatacctatttacaagcatgccattggcattaattattaatttgttttttatttaattaattaatattaagtttctatttttgaaaacaagattttccatcctaaataaatttctaaaacaatcGGAACCACTctctttaacattaagtattaattttataactaatttaattaatattaagtttccaattttacaaaacaatattttctccatacacaaatttcctaaacaatcggccGAATCAATAAATGAATTGATTTTCGATCTTGGAGGAGGATCCGTGGccgagatttttgatctcaacACATTGATTTTCCTCTAAAATAtatgttcaaaatcaaataaaatttaaatgctAAAATTTATcatatcaaaaaattttaaacaaaattctaaattaattagacaaaagttaattaatcgaaaatttgaaaaaaataaaaaaaaaattattatttaaaatacaataatttataatttagtcccgcggtgtatcgcgggtgaaatcctagttattataataacaacaaaaaaacataattttagtgAGACTAATTATGAAAAACCTAAAGTAAATCATTATTTAATaagagaatttcaaaaatactcttttcaAAACCTAGTTTTCAAAAATGCTCCctcttaaaaaatttattgaaaaaaaaaaaaaaaaataggactTGCGAATAGTGTAACTCCAGtaaaaccattttttcttttttttggtttggtagaGAATTGCATTAAACTTATAACCAAGAGTAAACCGGTCGGTACGAATCGATTACCAAACTCTATAACCTAGCCGCTTAAAACCTTATTTGGAAACCCAAATAAGCAGTATCGGAAAAGAATTATGCTGCTCCGGTCAGTTCGCACCGTCGAGCTTCTCCGCCGAATCCCCACTTCTTCAGTCTCCGGATTTCGCACTTCTCCTCCCTTCTTACAACGTTGCAATGGCGTTCAAAGCTATTTACCATACAGAGTAACAACAACATCAGAGACTCCTTTCCCCACTCATATCTCTCGCCACTGTTATTCTATTAGCGTGGGTCCACTAAATGAGAATCGATACACGAACGCGTCAGCACCGGTTTCTCTACGGCGGACTAATAACAGAAAGGTCTCACCGCGAATTAATTATAACAGAAAGATTTCACGGCGGAGGCAGGCGGGAAAATCAGCATCAAACTCGCCGGCGGCGGATGCGGTAGATTTGGCGTTGGACTCGGTGGTGAAGATCTTCACTGTTTCTACAAGTCCTAGTTACTTTCTTCCTTGGCAGAATAAGTCTCAACGAGAATCAATGGGCTCTGGTACCACTctcaatctcttttattttccaaatcaATCTGTAATTTGCCAAATTCAGACTCCCTCTGTCTAGAATTGCTTCAAGTGTTATCCATGTTGTTTGGTAATTGATGTAGGATTTGTGATTTCGGGAAGAAGGATTGTAACGAATGCTCATGTGGTGGCTGATCACTCGTTTGTGTTAGTTAGAAAGCATGGTTCGTCCATAAAGCATAGAGCAGAAGTACAAGCGGTTGGTCATGAATGTGATTTGGCTATATTGGTAGTTGATAGTGAAGTGTTTTGGGAAGGTATGAATTCGTTGGAGCTAGGAGATATACCGTTTCTTCAGGAAGCTGTCGCTGTAGTTGGCTATCCTCAAGGTAAATAGTTCTTGGATACATATCAAGTAAAGTAGGCCTTAAGATGGTATCACTTGTTGATGTATCTTGGCTACTAGCTCTGTCATGTCATTCGTCTGCTCCCAAACATGTAAAGTTTTGAAATGCATTCAAAGAATTGTAAAACGTTTCTGCTGTCTAAATGTGATGTATGATGAAGATTAAATAACAAGTTTGTTACCTTTGGATTACGAATGATCATGTTTGGCACTTTGGCTTAAGTAATGGTTTTGACTTTGTAATGAATACAGGTGGTGACAACATCTCTGTTACAACCGGTGTTGTGTCTCGAGTGGAACCCACACAATACGTTCACGGCGCTACCCAACTAATGGCTATACAAATAGATGCGGCAATTAACCCTGGAAATAGTGGTGGTCCAGCAATTATGGGAAACAAAGTAGCGGGTGTAGCATTTCAAAATCTTTCAGGTGCTGAGAACATAGGGTGAGTAGGAAAGATAGTTTTTAATAACTTTCTAGCTCTATTTGCATTAACAAAGTCAACGTAATCAGGAAGAGgattaaaaacaaagtttcttCTAGCTCTATGTGATTTCACTACTGTCTTGAGATATCTCCCAAGTTTGAGATTCTGATCTTGGTTTCCAATATGCATAATAATCGAAGTATTGTATACGTGTGTCTTGACAAGCCAAACTTTATAAACTAACATTTTATTATGTCGTTTCAAACTGCAGCTATATCATTCCAACACCAGTGATTAAGCATTTCATAACTGGTGTTGAACAATGTGGTAAATACATTGGTTTCTGCTCAATGGGTGTATCATGTCAGCCTATGGAGAATGCTCAACTCCGTATTGGGTTTCAGATGAGTCCTGAAATGACAGGGGTTCTTGTAAGCAAAATAAACCCTCTATCAGATGCTCACAGGATTCTGAAGAAGGATGATGTTATTCTCGCATTTGATAGTGTTTCTATAGCAAATGATGGaacaggtatatatatattcctttatGACCATGAACCTCGGTCCTGAATCGTTTGTCTGTTTTGCTGATGACGTATATTGCAGTTCCTTTCCGGAACAGGGAGAGAATCACTTTTGATCATCTCGTATctatgaagaaaccaaatgAAACAGCCTTGGTTAAAGTCTTGAG from the Camelina sativa cultivar DH55 chromosome 12, Cs, whole genome shotgun sequence genome contains:
- the LOC104732595 gene encoding protease Do-like 10, mitochondrial, translating into MLLRSVRTVELLRRIPTSSVSGFRTSPPFLQRCNGVQSYLPYRVTTTSETPFPTHISRHCYSISVGPLNENRYTNASAPVSLRRTNNRKVSPRINYNRKISRRRQAGKSASNSPAADAVDLALDSVVKIFTVSTSPSYFLPWQNKSQRESMGSGFVISGRRIVTNAHVVADHSFVLVRKHGSSIKHRAEVQAVGHECDLAILVVDSEVFWEGMNSLELGDIPFLQEAVAVVGYPQGGDNISVTTGVVSRVEPTQYVHGATQLMAIQIDAAINPGNSGGPAIMGNKVAGVAFQNLSGAENIGYIIPTPVIKHFITGVEQCGKYIGFCSMGVSCQPMENAQLRIGFQMSPEMTGVLVSKINPLSDAHRILKKDDVILAFDSVSIANDGTVPFRNRERITFDHLVSMKKPNETALVKVLREGKEQEFSITLKPLQPLVPVHQFDQLPSYYIFAGFVFVPLTQPYLHEYGEDWYNTSPRSLCMRALKDLPKKAGQQLVIVSQVLMDDINTGYERLTELQVKKVNGVEVDNLRHLCQLIENCNTENLRVDLEDDERVIFLNYQSAKIATSLILKRHRIASAMSSDLLIEQNLVTELASSCSVV